In Cryptococcus depauperatus CBS 7841 chromosome 4, complete sequence, a single window of DNA contains:
- a CDS encoding DNA-directed RNA polymerase II subunit rpb7, producing the protein MKMWKGHVAVKTVITITDIGEAKIIPSTGQARFRTRYTAIVMKPFKGEVVDAKVVNVNKMGFFAMVGPLQVFVSCHLTHSDMKFDPSVSPPCFRSNDEVIQKDTKVRIQIVGCRVEANDMFAIGTIKKDYLGQIRDD; encoded by the exons ATGAAGATGTGGAAGGGACATGTAGCGGTAAAAACGG TCATCACCATCACAGATATAGGGGAGGCCAAAATTATCCCGTCCACGGGACAGGCAAGATTTAGGACGAGATATACGGCTATCGTGATGAAACCTTTCAAGGGTGAAGTGGTTGATGCCAAAGTTGTCAATGTCAATAAA ATGGGCTTTTTTGCAATGGTGGGACCATTACAGGTCTTTGTGTCTTGCCAT CTCACCCATTCTGATATGAAATTCGATCCCAGCGTGTCTCCACCCTGTTTTCGCTCAAACGATGAGGTGATTCAAAAAGACACAAAGGTGAGGATACAGATTGTTGGATGTCGCGTAGAAGCAAACGATATG TTTGCGATTGGGACAATAAAAAAGGACTACCTTGGTCAAATACGGGATGACTAG
- a CDS encoding thioredoxin gives MTVGAQEIRSTAEFDGIVRSLPPTQLLVVDFHASWCGPCHAIAPVVEQLANTYKHAKFVKIDVDRQRELASRFKITAMPTFKFLKGGREVETLRGASPPQLNSIVSRHAGSPPHPAASVPGATTGTKPTPTGDVTESLLKNVISKGLNCLNESKDHSLSSILGPEKGPRGTSYLESDVDPELLISIPFQDSVKLKYISIFSSISPTQAPKTIKLFINLPNIGFDDTESLTPAQELVLTPKHVKGEKIELRYVRFQNVRSLHILVKDNQEDEETTRIDSIDLFGTNGEKIEASAPSQSSTGGGSMIDMLMGRKTK, from the exons ATGACAGTTGGAGCACAAGAAATCCGGTCTACCGCAG AGTTTGACGGTATCGTCCGTTCTTTGCCTCCCACTCAGCTCCTTGTTGTTG ACTTCCATGCT TCTTGGTGTGGACCTTGCCATGCAATTGCACCTGTGGTCGAGCAATTGGCCAATACT TACAAGCATGCCAAGTTTGTG AAGATCGATGTAGATCGACAACGAGAACTCGCCAGCAGATTCAAAATCACAGCCATGCCTACCTTCAAATTTCTGAAAGGCGGAAGGGAAGTTGAGACT CTTCGAGGCGCCTCTCCACCTCAATTAAACTCTATAGTTTCTCGCCACGCAGGCTCCCCTCCTCATCCTGCTGCGAGTGTGCCGGGTGCTACTACAGGTACCAAGCCTACACCCACTGGAGATGTTACTGAGTCGCTCCTCAAAAATGTGATTTCCAAAGGCCTCAATTGCCTCAACGAATCTAAAGACCACTCCCTCTCATCTATTCTCGGGCCTGAGAAGGGGCCTCGCGGTACCTCTTATCTGGAATCTGATGTTGACCCCGAGCTTCTTATTTCAATCCCTTTTCAAGACTCAGTTAAGCTGAAATAcatctccattttttctAGTATTTCCCCGACTCAAGCGCCAAAAACTATTAAACTTTTCATTAATCTTCCAAATATCGGATTCGACGACACGGAGAGCTTGACGCCTGCTCAAGAGCTAGTTCTCACTCCCAAACATGTtaaaggagaaaagattgaattGCGATATGTCAGATTTCAAAACGTCAGGAGTTTGCATATTTTGGTCAAGGATaatcaagaagatgaggaaacAACGAGAATTGATTCTATAGATCTCTTTGGTACAA ATGGCGAGAAAATTGAGGCCTCCGCCCCTTCTCAATCTTCGACCGGCGGCGGCAGTATGATTGATATGTTGATGGGCCGTAAAACTAAATGA